From the genome of Acidobacteriota bacterium, one region includes:
- a CDS encoding class I SAM-dependent methyltransferase codes for MLRKVRDLLPKPLVNALRPVYWLFGCAWYRVKYGFLPPPLGTDLVGYEALIEFIKANRILNLPGDVLEVGAFCGGGTYKLAKFVTRKAEGKKIYVIDCFDIDYDKTECTAGIQMAQLYAEYLKGKSQKELFCGVTRGLQNVQVIPEDSKLAVIPTDAICFAFVDGNHAPAYVLNDFRLAWGKLTRGGVAAFHDYGSDLPEVTAILDELCAQHRDEISNCFVDKEKHILFIQKRPA; via the coding sequence ATGCTGAGAAAAGTTCGTGACCTGTTGCCAAAACCACTTGTGAACGCCTTGAGACCAGTTTATTGGCTTTTCGGCTGCGCCTGGTATCGGGTCAAATACGGCTTTCTCCCGCCTCCTCTCGGAACGGACCTTGTGGGATATGAGGCGCTTATAGAATTCATAAAGGCAAACCGGATACTTAATCTGCCTGGTGACGTGCTCGAGGTCGGCGCTTTCTGTGGGGGCGGCACCTACAAGCTCGCCAAATTCGTGACGCGAAAAGCCGAAGGGAAAAAGATTTATGTGATCGACTGTTTTGACATTGATTATGACAAGACGGAATGCACGGCGGGCATCCAGATGGCCCAATTGTACGCAGAGTACTTAAAGGGAAAATCGCAAAAGGAGCTATTCTGTGGGGTCACCAGAGGACTCCAAAACGTTCAAGTCATCCCGGAAGATTCCAAGTTAGCAGTCATTCCCACAGACGCCATCTGCTTTGCGTTCGTGGACGGCAATCACGCCCCCGCATACGTCCTAAATGATTTCAGGCTGGCGTGGGGAAAGCTGACGCGTGGTGGAGTAGCGGCCTTCCACGACTACGGAAGCGACCTGCCGGAGGTAACCGCCATCCTGGATGAATTGTGCGCTCAACACCGCGACGAGATTTCAAATTGTTTCGTTGACAAGGAAAAGCACATTCTTTTTATTCAAAAGCGGCCCGCCTGA
- a CDS encoding flippase, protein MSEGLKSFLSRGLKSSVGKNTLSLYSIQFANYFLPLITIPYLVRVLGAERFGTLAFGQGLMAYFSTAVSFGFDWSATRKISVERERVDIVSRVSANVWGAKSLLCVLSFVCLLLLIQLVPRVHYVSTLMVVLFGGVLGNVLFPTWLFQGLERMGPISWINLSLRTLVVVGMFVLVRKPQDFIIYAGLSSAAAIIAGMLGVGVAFQSLGLRLTLPTWAGILESLREGSVLFLSSSAIVLYSSGNAFILGLMANDTVVGYYTAGEKIVRAMVGILGPLSQALFPRFSRLAEESRARTLYWGKKLLFAVGGTGLVLSAITFISAAPVVRIVLGHNYHPSISVVRILALLPFLVAVSSVLGVQLMIPFGREKAIFLIVLGAGCLNVAFALLLAPGWKANGMAVSVLLAEIFVSTMYFAYLSRSGLSPLQKPGARPNPE, encoded by the coding sequence ATGTCGGAAGGTTTAAAGTCATTTCTTAGCCGGGGCTTGAAGAGTTCAGTCGGCAAGAACACACTGTCTCTTTATTCCATCCAATTCGCCAATTACTTCCTCCCTCTAATCACAATCCCATATCTGGTCCGTGTCCTGGGGGCTGAAAGGTTCGGAACTCTAGCCTTTGGGCAGGGATTGATGGCGTACTTCAGCACGGCAGTAAGTTTCGGATTTGATTGGTCCGCAACCAGGAAAATATCTGTCGAAAGGGAGCGGGTCGACATCGTCAGCCGGGTGTCTGCAAATGTCTGGGGAGCAAAGTCGTTGCTCTGTGTCTTGAGCTTTGTGTGCCTGCTCCTGCTGATTCAGCTGGTGCCGAGGGTGCATTATGTTTCGACCCTCATGGTGGTCCTGTTTGGTGGAGTTTTAGGCAATGTCCTTTTCCCAACTTGGCTGTTCCAGGGGTTGGAACGGATGGGCCCCATTTCGTGGATTAACCTATCGCTTCGAACGCTCGTGGTTGTGGGAATGTTTGTCCTTGTACGGAAACCTCAAGATTTCATAATCTACGCGGGACTTAGTTCCGCTGCGGCCATCATCGCGGGCATGTTGGGAGTTGGGGTCGCTTTCCAAAGCCTTGGGTTACGGCTCACTTTGCCCACTTGGGCGGGTATACTGGAAAGCCTGCGGGAAGGATCAGTCCTTTTCCTGTCCAGTTCAGCTATTGTTCTCTACTCCTCTGGAAACGCTTTCATCCTGGGTTTGATGGCTAACGACACAGTGGTCGGCTATTACACTGCGGGGGAGAAAATCGTAAGGGCGATGGTCGGCATATTAGGCCCGCTGTCACAGGCATTATTTCCGAGGTTTAGCAGGCTGGCAGAAGAATCCAGGGCCAGGACTCTTTATTGGGGCAAAAAGCTCCTTTTCGCCGTGGGTGGGACTGGGCTAGTCCTGTCAGCGATAACTTTCATAAGCGCTGCGCCCGTCGTGAGGATCGTGCTGGGCCATAACTACCACCCATCGATATCCGTAGTCCGAATTCTTGCGTTGCTGCCTTTTTTGGTTGCCGTGAGCAGTGTGCTGGGCGTGCAACTAATGATCCCGTTTGGACGCGAGAAGGCAATTTTCCTCATAGTCCTGGGGGCCGGTTGCCTGAACGTGGCATTCGCACTCTTATTGGCTCCTGGTTGGAAAGCTAACGGGATGGCGGTATCGGTTTTGTTGGCAGAAATATTTGTCTCGACAATGTATTTTGCCTATTTATCGAGGTCTGGACTAAGTCCGTTGCAGAAGCCGGGTGCGCGACCTAATCCAGAATAA